From the genome of Pseudoalteromonas aliena SW19, one region includes:
- the rplQ gene encoding 50S ribosomal protein L17, translating to MRHRKSGRQLNRNSSHRKAMFSNMAGSLVKHEIIKTTLPKAKELRRVIEPLITLAKTDSVANRRLAFARTRDKEVVGKLFSEIGPRNADRPGGYTRILKCGFRTGDNAPMAYIELVGRPATSEAVQEDAQSAE from the coding sequence ATGCGCCATCGTAAGAGTGGTCGTCAATTAAACCGTAACAGTAGCCATCGTAAAGCGATGTTTAGCAATATGGCAGGTTCTTTGGTGAAACATGAAATCATCAAAACTACTTTGCCTAAAGCGAAAGAGTTACGTCGTGTAATTGAACCTTTAATCACACTGGCTAAGACTGACAGTGTAGCAAATCGCCGTTTAGCGTTTGCTCGCACGCGTGATAAAGAAGTTGTTGGTAAATTATTCAGTGAAATCGGTCCTCGTAACGCGGATCGTCCAGGTGGTTACACTCGTATTCTTAAGTGTGGCTTCCGTACTGGTGATAATGCACCAATGGCTTATATTGAACTAGTTGGTCGCCCAGCGACTAGCGAAGCAGTTCAAGAAGACGCACAGTCTGCAGAGTAA